A single window of Bacteroides sp. DNA harbors:
- a CDS encoding SDR family oxidoreductase, translating to MKILITGGAGYIGNELIFELLKDPAVEKIVVYDNLSRRNHNLFLDHRYEPHKIKFIMGELLDSRNLRKVLEDIDVVYHLAAKVSTPLASEHSHLFEQINHWGTAELVYAVEESQVKRFVYLSTTSVYGASDEMITIDTPPDPRTFYGNSKLRGEAHVERLFDKMNTWVIRCGNVYGYSPSIRVDAVINRFMFEANFIGRIQITGNGKQQRAFIHVDKVVNVLANLLREDLPSGTYNLSEHNVSIESIAGLIKEIYPSLDMIFVNQHLVMREIKLAPDLRIQKLLSLPPVIMKEELIHLKDKFSFSSFSS from the coding sequence ATGAAGATCCTGATCACCGGAGGAGCTGGTTATATTGGCAATGAACTGATTTTTGAACTGCTGAAAGATCCCGCAGTCGAAAAGATCGTAGTTTACGACAACCTGAGCAGGCGCAACCACAACCTCTTTCTCGACCACCGCTACGAGCCGCACAAGATCAAGTTCATCATGGGCGAATTGCTCGATTCGCGCAATCTGCGAAAAGTGCTCGAGGATATTGATGTGGTCTATCACCTCGCCGCCAAGGTTTCCACCCCCCTTGCCTCAGAGCATTCACACCTTTTCGAGCAGATCAACCACTGGGGCACGGCCGAACTGGTCTATGCCGTCGAAGAAAGCCAGGTGAAGCGCTTTGTTTATCTAAGCACCACCTCTGTATACGGTGCTTCCGACGAAATGATCACCATCGATACCCCGCCCGACCCCCGGACTTTTTACGGCAACAGCAAATTGCGGGGCGAGGCCCACGTGGAGCGCCTCTTTGACAAGATGAATACCTGGGTCATCCGTTGCGGAAACGTTTATGGCTACAGTCCCAGCATCCGGGTGGATGCAGTCATCAACCGTTTTATGTTTGAAGCCAATTTTATCGGACGCATCCAGATCACCGGCAACGGAAAACAGCAGAGGGCTTTCATCCACGTCGACAAAGTGGTGAACGTACTTGCCAACCTGCTCCGCGAGGATCTGCCTTCCGGAACTTACAACCTCAGCGAGCACAATGTCTCCATTGAATCCATTGCAGGGCTCATTAAAGAAATCTATCCTTCCCTGGATATGATCTTTGTCAACCAGCACCTGGTAATGCGTGAAATCAAGTTAGCGCCCGACCTTCGCATTCAAAAGCTGCTGTCCCTCCCCCCTGTCATCATGAAAGAAGAATTGATTCACCTAAAGGATAAGTTCTCCTTCTCTTCCTTTAGCAGCTAG
- a CDS encoding phosphoadenylyl-sulfate reductase has translation MDISSIQYKIEHYLELGKRLFSTSSFQTHSVVLLHILSRIDRSIPVYFINTGYHFPETILYKEEVAAAFGLRVIDLFPLVPKIMQRNREGTLLFTSDPDYCCYLNKVQPVEGLLELYDVWINGVRADQNSHRQQMQEELMVQKNTLRYHPVLHWTRDMVEEYIERFGLPRHPLEEKGYTSIGCEPCTRPAEKGDGRGGRWFGQKKTECGLNAELIEKKA, from the coding sequence ATGGATATTTCCTCCATTCAATATAAGATTGAACACTACCTTGAGCTTGGCAAACGCTTGTTTTCCACCTCCAGCTTCCAGACCCACAGCGTGGTGCTGCTGCACATCCTAAGCCGCATTGACCGCAGCATACCGGTATATTTTATCAATACTGGTTACCATTTTCCCGAAACCATTTTATACAAGGAGGAGGTGGCGGCCGCTTTCGGGCTGCGCGTGATAGATCTTTTTCCACTGGTGCCCAAGATCATGCAGCGCAACCGGGAAGGGACCCTTCTTTTTACTTCCGATCCCGACTATTGCTGCTATCTCAACAAGGTGCAGCCTGTGGAGGGCCTGCTGGAGCTTTATGATGTCTGGATTAACGGGGTGCGTGCCGATCAGAACAGCCACCGCCAGCAAATGCAGGAAGAACTTATGGTACAGAAAAACACCCTCCGTTATCATCCGGTGTTGCACTGGACAAGGGATATGGTGGAAGAATACATTGAACGTTTTGGCCTGCCCCGTCACCCCCTGGAAGAGAAGGGCTACACCAGCATTGGATGCGAGCCTTGCACTCGCCCCGCTGAAAAAGGAGATGGGCGCGGGGGCAGGTGGTTCGGACAAAAGAAAACCGAGTGTGGCCTCAATGCCGAACTGATTGAAAAAAAAGCCTGA